One genomic window of Lytechinus variegatus isolate NC3 chromosome 1, Lvar_3.0, whole genome shotgun sequence includes the following:
- the LOC121431253 gene encoding monocarboxylate transporter 7-like, translated as MTMFLIIGSRRLRKKQNIFICNIALVDCVASALPFVYWLMLYIGVRPDYNVILIMRASLIIETGSTLSVALFRLITLRFDPFNKRNLVTAPRCILACIFIWIIPIGAFFIIAKLDMDYSTAGSLVTLQSAIYYIACPFSYYLAHKFGGRRITTIGGFLSAMSLLAGSFSQSAVFLGCSFFFTGLFASPLRQLSSETLHQHYGEHGYGFAQTITMLGCQVGSFLMPYIIVLTLDAYGMRGSLLFLSAMLFHGVPIAATLRPPRRPQGPCETNSSIRRNGDGPELEPLHTGDEVGSSASMEEIILELGDVNTDKGPEKQENPSLQHSIVDGIRILVMDTIDFVKKERTLIFLLLPCQVLFDTTFVGWEVFLFSYGITEGLSKDQAVYTVMMGSVGGVVGRLTLLAILYKFPLLSLQLLASNLALSSIMLLVYPINSSLTYLTICSFIAGFGFFNAYTSFFGTVAIVVQQENFPKAIACSLMLSGICYLISGIIAGSLYNLFGTYRAVFRVLGIMSGASSSAFTTYIFVNSSRRKQK; from the exons GATTACAACGTTATATTGATAATGCGTGCATCACTCATCATCGAAACAGGTAGCACCTTGTCTGTGGCTCTGTTTCGACTCATCACCCTCCGCTTCGACCCATTCAACAAGCGGAACCTGGTGACGGCGCCTCGCTGCATCTTGGCCTGTATCTTCATTTGGATCATCCCTATCGGGGCCTTCTTCATCATCGCCAAA CTGGACATGGATTACTCTACGGCTGGCTCTCTTGTGACACTACAGTCAGCCATATACTACATCGCTT GTCCATTCAGTTACTATTTGGCCCATAAATTTGGCGGTCGCCGTATAACAACGATCGGTGGCTTCCTATCTGCAATGTCCCTATTAGCAGGATCATTCAGCCAATCAGCAGTCTTTCTTGGTTGTTCTTTCTTCTTCACAG GTCTTTTCGCTTCTCCCCTAAGGCAATTATCGAGTGAAACGCTTCATCAACACTACGGAGAACATGGGTATGGATTTGCTCAGACGATTACTATGTTAGGCTGTCAGGTTGGAAGTTTCTTGATGCCATACATCATTGTTTTAACCCTCGATGCCTACGGGATGAGAGGGAGCTTGTTGTTCCTGAGTGCAATGTTGTTTCATGGCGTACCCATAGCGGCGACATTACGTCCCCCACGACGTCCTCAAGGCCCATGTGAAACGAACAGTTCTATCCGAAGGAATGGTGATGGACCAGAACTTGAGCCACTTCACACTGGTGACGAAGTCGGAAGCTCTGCGAGTATGGAAGAGATCATCTTAGAACTTGGGGACGTTAATACTGACAAAGGCCCGGAAAAGCAAGAAAACCCAAGCCTTCAACACTCGATTGTCGATGGGATTCGAATTCTTGTCATGGATACCATTGATTTCGTTAAAAAGGAACGTACTTTAATTTTTCTCCTCCTCCCATGCCAGGTTTTGTTCGACACAACTTTCGTCGGTTGGGAAGTGTTCCTCTTTTCCTATGGAATCACTGAAGGATTGTCCAAAGATCAAGCCGTTTATACTGTGATGATGGGTTCTGTTGGCGGCGTGGTCGGGCGGCTCACGCTGCTAGCAATCCTTTATAAATTTCCTCTACTTTCACTTCAACTCTTGGCGTCGAACTTGGCTTTATCGTCCATCATGCTCTTGGTGTACCCCATCAATTCTTCGCTGACTTATTTGACTATATGTTCCTTTATTGCCGGGTTCGGTTTCTTCAACGCCTACACATCTTTCTTCGGTACTGTCGCTATAGTCGTGCAGCAGGAAAACTTCCCAAAGGCCATTGCTTGTTCTCTCATGTTAAGTGGGATTTGCTATCTTATATCTGGAATAATAGCAG gTTCTCTGTACAACCTGTTTGGTACATACCGGGCTGTCTTCCGTGTCTTAGGAATCATGTCAGGTGCCAGTAGTTCGGCATTCACTACTTACATTTTTGTCAACTCTTCTAGAAGAAAACAGAAGTAG